CTTTGCTGGTGGAGCACGCCTTGTCGCCCTCGAAAGACAGCTTCGTCTTCACATTGATTTTCTTGCCGTTCACGCTGGCCTTGCCGGTGATGGTCTTTTTTGCCCAACTCCACGTCAGGTTGGCGGTAACAGGAGTGCCCAGATCAAAGATCTCAACTGAAACCGGTTTACTATCGGCGAGTGACTTAAAGTCTTCCATCGAGACTTTTTTGGCATCCTTGGGTAAGTCCATCGCCCAGGCGCTGGAGCACGCTGCTGAGACGAGTAGAAAACAACCGAAGATCACTGTCTTGCGCATGGAAGCCCCCCCGACAACGAAATTTAGCAGTTTCTTGTATCAGTAAATGTGAAGGCGAACTATCTAGCGGGTACCCCCTGAAGGGTGGTGTCAAGCACCACGCCTTCAGCCGAAAGAGGTGGCTACGCTACCTATTCGTGAACAGACCTGATCCTTCCATACGTGCTTTTAGAGTTTGTCAGCGAAAAGTGGAAACCGGTTTTCCCGAAAAGACAAACAGAAACAAAAGAAGTTAGAGGATGTCTGGTTCAATCTGAACCAGACATCCTCTAACTGGCGGCAGATTGGAGGACACCCGAAAATGTCACCCGGCAATTGACTCTCGAAGGTGGTCTATCGATCATTCAAGTATGATCCGCACTACCGACTTCATTGCTGACCTGATCAGGGCCGCGAACGAGGTTGAGAAACTTGGCGCGCCCGAGAAAAGACGTCTGCTTCTGCGGGCCATGCGACGCACGATCTACGACTTGTGCGCATGGCGCGGATGGTGCCGGGCACAATGTTTGCGGACGCTGCTGACCGTATCAGGACGGCTGAAAACAAGCAATCACGTGCTATTGGCGCCGCTCCTGGCGATCAATGTTATAAGCACACTCAAGTTTGTAGCGGACGCAAAGGATGAGATTATCAAGGAGCAACCAAGATGCAAAAAAACCGTGCATTGATTTCCGCCGGAGCCGTTGCTCTTTCGGCCTCGGCAACGGTAGCAGCTCTGATGGCCCATCTTCGACGAATAGGCGCCGTCAGCGAGCAGGCTGAACGTGCAATCTACAAGGATGCATTGCTGATGCTTGAGGAAGGCCAGGCCGACGATGCGAGCGGAGTATTCGCCGCCGCCAGAGAGCTTATCGAAAAGCAATTGGTGATCGACGAGGGTGTGCGAGGTGAAGGAGGATGAGCAAAAACCGTCCATTACCGCACAAGCTGCCACTGTGACCCCCGAACGTTCCCGCAGCAACCCGGATTAAATGTATTCAAATTTGAACGCATCTTCCTGGATCTCGGATATTCCCGACGTCGGAAAAATTTCACCTCGCGTGCGCCTAAAGCTGTCTTCGTGATCCACCTAACGACTATCTTGCCGTGGGATGAAAGCACCCTATGATTCCCAGCAGATGATGTGCAGACCACGGATGTACTGGCTGCGGATCGACACGGAAGGCTGGGTTTTTACCCAGCCTTTCTGTATGCCGATTGTCGCGACATACAGGCCCGCTGGCGAGCGATCGCCAATACGCTGAACAAATGGGGACGCCTGATGTCTGAGAACGAAGTTGTCGTGAAGTCCGGAAGAACGCTGGCTGTCGGTAACGACTTGTGGGAGATAAGAGACAATGGGATGCCCGTTACCTATGTCGACATGCTTACCGAGCTGCGCCATCACAACAACGTTATCTATCTGAGCCTCGGACAGGCGATCATCGACGGGAAGAATGAGCCTATCGTCAACATTACGGCGCGGCATCGCATCGATCTTGGAACCGCGAAAAACCTGCATCGTCTTCTCGGAGAGATGATCGCGGATATCATCAAACCTGACGCTAAATCCCAGGCGAATTAAACGGATGAGGGTGATCATGCTGCACGCTCCGCAGACGCGAAGTACACGTCAAAAGCCTCGGCTTTCGTGACGGGCGACCAACGTCATCAGGCCAGATTGCGCCTTCTGACCGGTTTTCGAAGAACCAGACCAAAGCGCTATCGTATCGGCCAACGGTGATGTCCGCACCGCGGCGGATCGCACAGGGTTACTTACTGTCTTGGAAAACACGGCTGCTGATAGTCTTGTCTTCGAACTCCGTGGCTTTTCGGTACGCGTCGGCGATTCACTGAGGATTCGAAACGGTTGGCCGGAGGCTGGCTTTGGCCACGATCCCATTCCGATGAAGACGTGCGGAGCCATCAGATGGTGAGGATCTCACAGCAATGGACACACCTGGGCGCTGGCCAGGTCTCGGCTGAAGTATCTCCCTCGGCTATTTCCGGTGGAATTGCCGACACCTCGCGCACCAGTCGCGAAGCGACAAACAGAAGCCGTGCGTCGTCACGTCAACGTTTCATCGGCGCAGAGTCGTATTAACCGACACGACAGCCAGCCGACGGTCCAAAAACCTGCCAAAGGTGCAAATCACGATAGACCCGGCCGAAAATAGGCGGAAATGCTGCCAAAACGCACAAAAGCCCCGGCGAACCGAAGCTTGCAGCGTCTTGGAGAAAATGGAGCGGGTGAGGCGATTCGAACGCCCGCCCCCGACCTTGGCAAGCGAGAAATTACGCTGTCGAGGCATTCAAGAAGAATATCGTAAATTTCGTTGCAGTACGTAAGAGTGTTCGTTCTTCCCGGATTCGCAGAATTGGCTGCTCATAACGGGACGATACCGGCCATGGAGGTCGTCATTGCGCCCGCCTGAAAGCAGACATCGTCTTGTAGCGGTGTCACGGCGTCCGTGCGCCAACAGCGGCCTATCTGTCGGCGTCAGAAGAGACCGGGATGCGTCAATCCTTGCTCGTCGTTGCCTCGCGGCCATCAGCCTGCGAGAGCCAAAGTACCATGACGGCCGGTGTCCTTTTCAATCTCGCCGACCAGGCTGTCTAGCGCCGGATTTCTCGATTTCCGTGCGCGGCGGACGACATATGCCAATGCCGGTGGCCGGGGCAACCGGTCAATGACGACATGCATCTCGCCACGGATGTGGCGGTCACTCAACAGCGCAACGCCCATCGCCGCATTGACTGCCGAGATGATTCCGGCGGCACTCGAGCACTCGAAGATGGTTTCGAAAACCGCATCGTCCTGCCCGATCTCGAGCGCCCACTGGCGGTAGAAACACTCGTCGTCGAACGACAGGAACGGAATAGGCCCATCCTGCGGCAGCGCCAGATCCGGATGCTTCACCCAGTGAAGGTCTTCACGATAGAGGACGACGTCGGTCGGGCGTACCTCGTGGCTGAAGATCTGGACGATCGCGGCATCCAGTTCACCGCGTTCGAGCATCGCGCGCAGAACGAGGCTCATGCGAACCTTGGTTCGAACCGAGACATTTGGATGCAGACGCCGAAACCGACCCAGAATGCGGGCGAGGTCCGTACAAGCCGTGTCTTCTGTGAGACCCAGGGTGAGCCGGCCTGCGAGCGGAGTTTTCGAAAGGCTGAGAAGAGCCTCGTCGTGCAGCCCGAGGATGCGGTTGGCGTAGTCAAGCAGGTCTTCTCCCGCTGCCGTGAACATCGGTCCGCCCGACTTGCGGCCAAGCAGCTCGCAGTCCAGACTGACTTCCAGCCTTTTGATTTTGTGGCTTACCGCGGACTGTGAGAGGCCCAGAGCGAGGGCTGCCCGCGTCACGCCGCCATGATGGCGGATTGCCGAAAGCGCACGCAATGCGTCGATCTCGAGGCGCCGGCTGTTGAGTTCGTTCATGGCCATCTCCCTTCGTTCACGTCACGAAGAGCCATACCACAGAACACTCCGATCATGACACTGATCTGCTGAATGTCATGATACCATCGAAATTTGTCATGTGCATACTCGGTGAGACCCGCCTATCGGTAGTCCGAATTGCTGACACCAGAGCACCTTATGACCGACATCCCGCTTGATACCCCCGCGTTGCGCCGCCATCCCTTGTTATGGCCATTGCTCGCCACCCTCCTGATCATCGGATGGAGTTCAGGCTTCGTCGGTATCCGCTATGCAAATCAGGAGGCCAGCGTCATGCTCCTCCTGTTCTGGCGGACGCTGCTTTCAGGCCTGATCCTTCTGCCCTTCGCGTTGCTGATCGGCCCGAAAATATCCATGCGTGCGGTCAGGGACCAGGCCCTGTTCGGCATCATGGCCGTGTTCCTGTATCTGGGAGGCTTCGCGCTGGCGATCGAGCAAAAGGTGCCTACGGGGCTGGTCGCGCTCATCGCTGATCTGTTGCCGCTGGCGATTGCTGCACTTTCACAACCCGTCCTCGGCGAACGGCTGGCTCCGCGGCAATGGCTCGGAACCGCGATTGCCGTCCTCGGGGTTTTAATCGTGTCCTTTGACAGCCTCAGTTTTGGTACGGCCCCTGTGTGGGCGTACGGCCTGACTGTCGGTTCGATGCTGGTATTTGCCGTCGCTTCGGTCCTGCACAGGCAGTGCAAGACGCAGCATATGCCCGTCCACCAGAGCCTTTGCATCCAGACGTTGATGGGCTCGGTACTCTTCGGCCTCTGCGCGTTGACGCAAGGCAGCCTCGCGCCACCCTTGACCCGCGATTTTGCGGTCGGGATAATCTGGCTCGTTTTGATCGCGACGTTCCTCGCCTACGCCGTCTACTACACCAGCCTGCGTCTGTTTCCGGTGGCCAAAGTCAGCGCGGCGATCTACCTCAGTCCTCCCGTGACAATGCTGTGGGCATGGATGCTGTTTTCAGAGCCTTTGACAGTTGCGATGTTCGTGGGGCTGGCGGTGACGCTGGTGGGCGTATGGATGACATCGCGCGAGTAAGTAAGGGCATGTCCCTGCCATTTCACGACATTTAGCATCGTCAGACTTCGCAAGCCATGCGACTGTCGCTGCGCGATGGGATTGGTTCGCTTTGGGCCGACAGCGGAAATGATTTCCGCTTGGCCCCGCCATTTCGGCCCGTCACACCACCTGCTGAAGTTCCTGAAAGTCGTCCGTCCGTGTCGCTAAAGTGGGTCGCGATCTTTCAGATTCGCTTCCTACGCTGTAGCTCTTTGTTT
This genomic stretch from Pararhizobium capsulatum DSM 1112 harbors:
- a CDS encoding LysR family transcriptional regulator, with translation MNELNSRRLEIDALRALSAIRHHGGVTRAALALGLSQSAVSHKIKRLEVSLDCELLGRKSGGPMFTAAGEDLLDYANRILGLHDEALLSLSKTPLAGRLTLGLTEDTACTDLARILGRFRRLHPNVSVRTKVRMSLVLRAMLERGELDAAIVQIFSHEVRPTDVVLYREDLHWVKHPDLALPQDGPIPFLSFDDECFYRQWALEIGQDDAVFETIFECSSAAGIISAVNAAMGVALLSDRHIRGEMHVVIDRLPRPPALAYVVRRARKSRNPALDSLVGEIEKDTGRHGTLALAG
- a CDS encoding DMT family transporter, which produces MTDIPLDTPALRRHPLLWPLLATLLIIGWSSGFVGIRYANQEASVMLLLFWRTLLSGLILLPFALLIGPKISMRAVRDQALFGIMAVFLYLGGFALAIEQKVPTGLVALIADLLPLAIAALSQPVLGERLAPRQWLGTAIAVLGVLIVSFDSLSFGTAPVWAYGLTVGSMLVFAVASVLHRQCKTQHMPVHQSLCIQTLMGSVLFGLCALTQGSLAPPLTRDFAVGIIWLVLIATFLAYAVYYTSLRLFPVAKVSAAIYLSPPVTMLWAWMLFSEPLTVAMFVGLAVTLVGVWMTSRE